One part of the uncultured Sunxiuqinia sp. genome encodes these proteins:
- a CDS encoding glycoside hydrolase family 2 TIM barrel-domain containing protein → MKSYKPITLLILICLGISCSNKYENVPFEEPNPKPWEDPEIVQINKEAPRAHYTPYATSEQAIQDEKWESPYLVSLNGTWQFHLAQNPSERPFWFFKDDYNTKDWDEIRVPSNWEVEGFDYPIYTNVKYPHAKTPPLIQENYNPVGSYKRTFEVSADWEGKEIILHFGAVSSAMNVWVNEQFVGYSEDSKTPAEFDITPFLKEGQNSLAVEVFRWSDASYLEDQDFWRLSGMTRDVFLMARNKQAIRDFRVTAMLDENYTDGKFDLSVELENTTDTFKTVTLQAELLEGDKAIAKFEKEVELAEENQTLSFNTNIPEVKKWSAEKPNLYLLLLTLKDAEGETLEVLRQDVGFRTVEIKNAQLMVNGQPIYVKGVNLHEHNDVTGHVQDKETMLKDIELMKTHNINTVRTSHYPEPELWYKLCNKYGLYLIDEANIESHGMGYGPESLAKNPTWGKAHMDRTKNMFERDKNQPSIIIWSLGNEAGNGINFMADYKYLKEADSTRPVQYEQAHGGENTDINCPMYASIDHMVKYAKSNPEKPMIQCEYAHAMGNSVGNLQDYWDAIEKYDALQGGCIWDWVDQGLLTTNEEGEEFWAYGGDFGPDTVPSDGNFCLNGLVDPDRGIKPPLLEVKKVYQNIGFTAKNLRKGSIEIENKYAFTKLTDFDISWTITADGTVIKQGKLENFDLAPGEIKRVSLSYSIQPEPRTEYFLNFSAKTKEAEGLIPASYELAKEQFKLPFEKAAQKVNIESFPALDANETDSSITIKGEGFSLAFNKTSGALESFKSGDTEMIKMGPIPNFWRGPTDNDYGNNLPIRSKIWRKAGERRKVNAIKMKRASDKEVTVNISFDLTDENGNKIADYQSTYTVLGSGDVFVNNQFKMASDTLPEIVRMGMNLQMPRQFDQMSWYGRGPHESYADRKTSAFVGKYSGSVADQYWAYLRPQENGNKTDVRWATITNESGKGLLFVGEPLLSVSAHHNIMEDFESPMRTDGRQQDGVKAVNRHTTDVKPRDLTSVNVDYKQMGVGGDNSWGAWTHKQYRLTEKSYSYSFRMRPVDTNIDPVKSSKLKFDAYLSTPKSSN, encoded by the coding sequence ATGAAAAGCTACAAACCAATTACACTTCTCATTCTGATTTGCTTAGGCATCTCGTGCTCAAACAAATATGAGAATGTTCCTTTTGAAGAACCGAATCCAAAACCCTGGGAAGACCCAGAAATTGTACAAATTAATAAAGAGGCTCCCAGAGCACATTACACTCCCTATGCCACTTCTGAACAAGCCATTCAGGACGAAAAATGGGAGTCTCCCTATCTGGTTTCGCTAAATGGAACCTGGCAGTTTCACTTGGCGCAAAACCCAAGCGAACGACCATTTTGGTTTTTCAAAGACGATTACAACACCAAGGATTGGGACGAAATAAGAGTGCCATCGAACTGGGAAGTGGAAGGATTTGACTATCCGATTTACACCAATGTCAAATACCCTCATGCCAAAACTCCTCCACTAATTCAGGAGAATTACAATCCTGTTGGTTCTTATAAGAGAACATTCGAAGTCTCTGCTGATTGGGAGGGAAAGGAAATTATTCTTCATTTTGGAGCCGTAAGTTCTGCCATGAATGTATGGGTAAATGAGCAATTTGTGGGTTACAGTGAGGACAGCAAAACACCGGCAGAATTTGATATCACGCCATTTCTCAAGGAAGGACAAAATTCGCTTGCTGTAGAAGTTTTTCGATGGAGCGATGCCAGCTATTTGGAAGATCAGGATTTTTGGCGCTTAAGTGGAATGACACGCGACGTTTTCCTGATGGCCAGAAACAAGCAAGCCATTCGTGATTTCAGAGTAACTGCTATGCTGGATGAAAATTACACCGATGGAAAATTTGACTTGTCAGTTGAACTGGAAAACACAACAGACACCTTTAAAACCGTCACACTGCAAGCCGAATTGCTGGAGGGCGACAAAGCCATCGCCAAATTTGAAAAAGAGGTAGAACTGGCAGAAGAGAACCAAACTTTATCTTTCAACACAAATATTCCCGAAGTAAAGAAGTGGTCGGCTGAAAAGCCAAATTTATACTTACTACTACTTACACTGAAAGATGCTGAAGGAGAAACTCTTGAAGTACTTCGTCAGGATGTTGGTTTCCGCACCGTAGAAATTAAGAATGCCCAATTGATGGTGAATGGCCAACCAATCTATGTAAAAGGAGTAAATCTGCACGAACACAATGATGTTACCGGTCATGTACAGGACAAAGAAACCATGCTGAAAGATATTGAGTTGATGAAAACTCACAACATCAACACCGTTCGGACATCGCACTATCCCGAACCCGAATTATGGTACAAGCTCTGTAACAAATACGGGCTTTATTTAATTGACGAGGCTAACATTGAATCGCATGGAATGGGCTATGGACCTGAATCATTAGCCAAAAATCCGACTTGGGGGAAAGCCCATATGGATCGCACCAAAAACATGTTCGAGCGCGATAAAAACCAGCCGTCGATCATTATCTGGTCGCTTGGAAACGAAGCCGGAAACGGAATTAACTTCATGGCCGACTACAAATACCTGAAAGAAGCTGACAGCACACGCCCTGTTCAATATGAGCAAGCTCACGGCGGCGAAAATACCGATATCAATTGTCCGATGTATGCCAGCATCGACCATATGGTTAAGTACGCAAAATCGAATCCTGAAAAACCAATGATCCAGTGTGAATATGCACACGCCATGGGCAATAGTGTTGGTAACTTACAAGACTATTGGGATGCTATTGAAAAGTACGATGCTTTGCAAGGAGGTTGTATCTGGGATTGGGTTGACCAAGGCTTGCTGACAACCAACGAAGAAGGTGAAGAGTTTTGGGCTTATGGCGGCGACTTCGGTCCAGACACGGTTCCATCGGATGGCAACTTCTGCCTAAACGGACTAGTTGACCCTGACCGTGGCATAAAACCTCCATTACTTGAGGTAAAAAAGGTTTACCAAAACATTGGCTTCACAGCAAAAAATCTAAGAAAAGGATCGATCGAAATTGAAAATAAATACGCTTTCACCAAGCTTACCGACTTTGATATCAGCTGGACAATTACAGCCGACGGAACAGTTATAAAACAAGGCAAGCTGGAAAACTTTGATTTAGCCCCCGGGGAAATCAAAAGAGTTAGCCTGAGCTATTCCATTCAACCAGAACCGAGAACAGAGTATTTCCTTAATTTCTCAGCAAAAACCAAAGAAGCAGAAGGCCTGATCCCTGCGAGCTACGAACTCGCGAAAGAACAATTTAAACTGCCTTTTGAAAAAGCAGCGCAAAAAGTTAATATTGAATCTTTCCCTGCATTAGATGCCAATGAGACAGACTCATCAATTACTATTAAAGGTGAAGGCTTCAGCCTCGCATTCAACAAAACATCCGGTGCTCTGGAGAGCTTCAAGTCGGGCGATACAGAAATGATTAAAATGGGGCCGATTCCAAATTTCTGGCGCGGACCAACTGACAACGACTACGGAAACAATCTGCCAATCCGCAGTAAAATCTGGAGAAAAGCCGGCGAACGTCGAAAAGTAAATGCGATTAAAATGAAAAGGGCTTCAGACAAAGAAGTGACTGTTAATATCTCATTCGACTTGACCGACGAAAACGGAAACAAAATTGCCGATTACCAATCGACCTACACCGTTTTGGGAAGCGGCGACGTATTTGTAAACAACCAATTTAAAATGGCAAGCGATACACTTCCCGAAATTGTACGCATGGGTATGAACTTGCAAATGCCACGCCAGTTCGACCAAATGAGCTGGTACGGACGTGGACCTCATGAGTCATATGCCGACCGCAAAACGAGCGCTTTTGTTGGCAAATACTCCGGTTCAGTTGCCGATCAGTACTGGGCATACTTGCGGCCACAGGAAAACGGTAACAAAACCGACGTTCGTTGGGCAACAATTACCAATGAAAGTGGCAAAGGATTGCTTTTTGTTGGCGAACCATTACTTTCGGTTAGCGCCCATCACAACATCATGGAGGACTTTGAATCGCCAATGCGAACCGATGGCCGCCAGCAAGATGGTGTAAAAGCAGTAAATCGGCATACTACAGATGTCAAACCACGCGACCTCACTTCGGTAAATGTTGATTACAAACAAATGGGTGTTGGTGGCGATAACAGCTGGGGAGCTTGGACTCACAAGCAATATCGACTAACTGAAAAAAGCTACAGTTACTCGTTCCGCATGCGCCCAGTCGATACAAATATTGATCCGGTTAAAAGTTCGAAACTGAAATTTGACGCTTATCTGTCCACTCCAAAGTCGTCGAATTAA
- the nadA gene encoding quinolinate synthase NadA produces MEKLLIQEMLEKNGFIDEKIDPKLKLVEEINRLKKEKNAVILSHFYVEGDLQDIADFVGDSLQLAQAAATTEADIIVFVGVHFMAETAKIINPSKKVILPDLKAGCSLAESAPAEKFAEFKAKYPDHKVISYINCTADLKTMTDVVCTSSNAEKIVESFPKDAKLIFAPDKNLGNYINSLTGRDMVLWDGACMVHEKFSIERIIKLMDEHPDAEFIAHPECEKPVLLLAKHIGSTSSLLNFVQESDSKKFIVATESGILHQMQKACPDKLFIPAPSTDETCACSDCSYMKLNSLQKLYICMKHEQPEVQLSPEVIEKAKVPIIRMLEVSK; encoded by the coding sequence ATGGAAAAGCTATTGATACAGGAGATGTTGGAGAAAAATGGTTTCATTGATGAAAAAATCGATCCGAAACTGAAATTGGTCGAAGAAATCAATCGACTGAAGAAGGAAAAAAATGCCGTCATTTTAAGTCATTTCTATGTTGAAGGCGACCTTCAAGATATTGCCGACTTCGTAGGAGATAGCCTACAACTGGCGCAAGCCGCCGCAACAACAGAAGCCGACATCATTGTATTTGTTGGTGTTCATTTTATGGCCGAAACCGCCAAGATTATCAATCCATCTAAAAAAGTTATCCTGCCCGACTTAAAAGCCGGGTGCTCACTGGCAGAATCAGCTCCTGCTGAAAAGTTCGCTGAGTTTAAAGCCAAATATCCCGATCATAAAGTCATTTCATACATCAATTGTACCGCCGACTTAAAAACAATGACCGATGTTGTTTGTACTTCATCCAATGCCGAAAAAATCGTGGAAAGCTTCCCAAAAGATGCGAAGCTGATTTTTGCACCGGATAAAAATCTGGGGAACTACATCAATAGCCTTACCGGCCGAGATATGGTGCTTTGGGACGGCGCTTGCATGGTTCATGAGAAATTCTCGATTGAACGGATCATCAAGTTGATGGATGAACATCCGGATGCCGAGTTTATTGCACACCCCGAATGTGAAAAGCCGGTTTTGTTACTGGCCAAACACATTGGATCAACCAGCTCGTTGCTTAATTTCGTTCAGGAAAGCGATTCCAAAAAATTTATTGTAGCAACTGAAAGTGGAATCCTCCACCAAATGCAAAAAGCTTGCCCCGATAAACTATTCATTCCCGCTCCTTCAACAGACGAAACTTGCGCATGCAGCGATTGCTCCTACATGAAGCTGAACAGCTTGCAGAAACTTTACATCTGCATGAAACACGAACAGCCCGAAGTACAGCTTTCTCCTGAAGTTATCGAAAAAGCAAAAGTGCCAATTATCCGTATGCTTGAAGTGTCGAAATAG